In a genomic window of SAR324 cluster bacterium:
- a CDS encoding prenyltransferase produces MTLIQKWIYALKPASWPKLLVPCLLGQSIGIMHLGQLHIAPMLLGLIYTVFLTAFIVFMNDWADQDTDAIKRSLFPDGCSPKTIPDKILPASSVLKAGIAMGVLAGIVSILGGFLLDKPETGWWGILGILIFYSYSFGPLKLNYRGGGELLEMLGTGFVLPAFNTFLLCGEAFPRESFYILPVFGLLCMGSAIASGFSDEESDRMGGKRTIVTMWGNRLAKIVIRRLVQLAMVCGLLLAMCPQAPVSGVLELIFVLIMLHYATKMRMCEFAVVTNAFAVQGLYKTHLHKLIWYSHIFLSLVFMMHPKA; encoded by the coding sequence ATGACGTTAATACAAAAATGGATTTACGCTTTGAAACCAGCCAGTTGGCCCAAACTGCTGGTACCATGTCTGCTCGGTCAATCAATTGGCATCATGCATCTGGGACAACTCCATATTGCCCCCATGCTCCTCGGCCTGATTTATACAGTGTTCCTTACTGCTTTTATTGTGTTTATGAATGACTGGGCCGATCAGGATACCGATGCCATCAAGCGTTCACTGTTTCCAGACGGTTGCTCTCCCAAAACAATTCCAGACAAAATTCTTCCAGCATCCTCAGTGCTCAAGGCGGGAATCGCTATGGGGGTTCTGGCGGGAATTGTTTCCATCCTCGGAGGATTTCTGCTGGATAAACCGGAAACAGGCTGGTGGGGAATCCTGGGGATTTTAATTTTTTATTCCTATTCCTTCGGTCCGTTGAAACTAAATTATCGGGGAGGAGGCGAACTTCTTGAAATGCTGGGAACCGGTTTTGTGTTGCCGGCATTCAATACGTTTTTGTTATGTGGAGAAGCGTTTCCCCGTGAAAGTTTTTATATTCTGCCCGTTTTTGGATTGCTGTGTATGGGAAGCGCGATTGCCAGTGGTTTCAGTGATGAAGAAAGTGACAGAATGGGTGGAAAACGGACCATTGTGACTATGTGGGGTAACAGGTTGGCCAAAATCGTCATCCGACGGCTCGTCCAGCTCGCGATGGTTTGCGGTTTGTTGTTGGCGATGTGTCCCCAAGCTCCGGTTTCAGGGGTCCTGGAATTGATTTTTGTGCTGATCATGTTGCATTATGCCACAAAAATGCGGATGTGTGAGTTTGCCGTTGTCACCAATGCGTTTGCTGTTCAGGGACTCTATAAGACGCATCTGCACAAGCTGATCTGGTACAGCCATATATTTTTATCGCTCGTTTTTATGATGCACCCCAAGGCGTAA
- a CDS encoding SpoIIE family protein phosphatase: MKKIFLSLIILPLCLGLLACRSESVEAPGAVNGVLDLSTWDFSKTGVLSLNGEWDFYWKKLLSEHEVKSGVESTKTGVIQVPGIWNGYEVAGEKPGGDGYATFHLNILLPENLRQPALRISCVGTAYQLEVNGTVVAKNGLVGTSAEQSIPAYVPHLVSIPRSGSTIHLTMRVSNFHHRRGGIWHQIFFGEQAQVMELDKQMVRWDWFLFGSILIMACYHFGLFFLRKKDRTTLYFGLFCLSLAIRTLTVGEQFFYSVMPQNWWSWILKVEFLSAYLALPAIFLFVYHLYPEEWNRVFLRTINWISGAFFLLVLLTPPRIYSYANTVWEPLLLVSLMYLVYVLILAGAHKREGALVFLGGFFLFCLTILNDLLYNNYLVHSGYIASWGLLLFLFSQSVVLSIRFSRAFVRVEELGLSLKEKNLQLHQTLENQEKTIRERTRELVHLNHVAQTVNATLDLDQVMSMVKQVLSEIFQFDQVGIFLVNPEKTELSLYRFYEGLMDLEKAKTLKRVPVPLQQGVSYISDVFLQQKPFCLSPVTATSARNFSALDQKIYSFNPIKASLLYPLLVQNQSIGVIFFNNTQDPFDLQETILVTVERYVHQLETAINNARLYENLKNTSLELEHLNQNMLQDLNLASEIQNFTMRFPPDSSRIKGAVVFSPCNTVSGDYYDGYLNREGHLRMFLGDATGHGMSAALITMMTKMGLNNLSSLKSPAQIMHELNICLASCIPPHTFITGIYLCMTPEGELTFCNAGHPELIIIPADTGTPFLPAQKISMPLGVLEEEVEAYTEQVYQLRNGDKFLIYTDGVTECHSNEGLFGMDRLFSVLRAHSHLAINELLSVVEAALDNFLPHGDWKDDVTIVGFQLELPDIVKLPVFENF; the protein is encoded by the coding sequence ATGAAAAAAATCTTTCTGAGTTTGATAATCCTTCCGCTCTGCCTCGGGTTACTCGCTTGTCGTTCTGAGAGCGTCGAAGCTCCGGGCGCGGTCAACGGTGTGCTGGATTTGAGCACATGGGATTTCTCAAAAACCGGAGTGCTTTCCCTCAATGGCGAGTGGGATTTTTACTGGAAAAAACTGCTTTCAGAACACGAAGTGAAATCAGGTGTTGAGTCAACAAAGACCGGTGTTATTCAGGTACCCGGTATTTGGAATGGCTATGAGGTTGCCGGAGAAAAACCGGGGGGCGATGGTTATGCGACGTTTCATCTCAACATTCTGCTTCCTGAGAATCTGCGTCAACCTGCGTTACGAATCAGTTGCGTGGGAACAGCCTACCAACTCGAAGTCAATGGCACCGTGGTCGCGAAAAATGGTTTGGTAGGAACCTCCGCAGAACAGTCGATCCCGGCCTATGTTCCCCACCTGGTGAGTATTCCGCGCTCAGGTTCCACCATTCATCTCACCATGCGTGTGTCCAATTTCCATCATCGCCGGGGGGGAATCTGGCACCAAATCTTTTTTGGAGAACAAGCGCAAGTCATGGAACTCGACAAACAAATGGTTCGTTGGGATTGGTTTTTGTTTGGCAGTATTCTGATCATGGCCTGTTATCATTTCGGTTTATTCTTTCTCAGAAAGAAGGATCGGACCACACTGTATTTCGGTCTGTTCTGTTTGTCGCTGGCGATACGAACCCTGACGGTGGGAGAACAGTTTTTCTATTCAGTCATGCCTCAAAACTGGTGGTCGTGGATTCTCAAGGTTGAGTTTCTGAGTGCGTATCTGGCATTGCCGGCAATCTTCCTGTTTGTGTACCATCTTTATCCTGAAGAGTGGAACCGCGTCTTTCTTCGAACCATCAACTGGATTTCCGGTGCGTTTTTCCTGCTGGTCTTGCTGACACCACCACGAATTTATTCCTATGCAAACACCGTGTGGGAGCCTTTGCTGCTGGTCAGTCTGATGTATCTGGTTTATGTTCTGATTCTTGCCGGAGCTCATAAACGTGAAGGCGCCCTGGTTTTTCTGGGGGGATTTTTCCTGTTTTGTCTCACCATCCTCAATGATCTTCTGTATAACAATTATCTGGTCCATAGCGGATACATTGCGTCCTGGGGATTGTTGCTGTTTCTGTTTTCACAGTCAGTGGTGCTTTCAATCCGGTTTTCGCGGGCGTTTGTCAGAGTGGAAGAACTGGGCCTGTCACTGAAAGAAAAAAACCTGCAACTGCATCAGACCCTTGAAAATCAGGAAAAAACAATCCGGGAACGTACCCGTGAACTGGTCCATCTCAATCATGTGGCACAGACCGTAAATGCCACCCTTGATCTGGATCAGGTCATGTCCATGGTCAAACAGGTGCTTTCGGAAATTTTCCAGTTTGATCAGGTGGGAATATTCCTGGTGAACCCCGAAAAAACAGAATTGAGCCTTTATCGGTTTTATGAAGGGCTGATGGATCTGGAAAAAGCTAAAACACTCAAACGCGTTCCCGTGCCACTTCAGCAGGGTGTCAGTTATATCAGCGATGTGTTCCTCCAGCAAAAGCCTTTCTGTCTTTCACCGGTGACAGCGACATCCGCCAGGAATTTTTCTGCACTCGATCAAAAAATTTACAGTTTCAATCCTATCAAAGCCAGTCTGCTCTATCCCCTTCTGGTTCAGAACCAATCCATTGGCGTCATCTTTTTCAACAACACCCAAGACCCCTTTGATCTGCAGGAAACGATTCTGGTGACAGTGGAACGTTATGTCCATCAACTCGAAACGGCCATCAACAACGCACGACTCTATGAAAATTTAAAAAACACCTCCCTGGAACTGGAACATCTGAATCAGAATATGCTACAGGACCTGAATCTGGCGTCTGAAATACAAAATTTTACCATGCGCTTTCCACCAGACTCCAGCAGGATCAAGGGTGCCGTTGTTTTTTCTCCCTGCAATACCGTTTCAGGCGATTATTATGACGGATATTTGAATCGGGAAGGACATTTGCGAATGTTTCTGGGCGATGCCACGGGACACGGCATGTCTGCGGCACTGATCACCATGATGACCAAAATGGGCCTGAACAATCTTTCATCTCTCAAAAGCCCCGCGCAAATCATGCATGAATTGAACATCTGTCTGGCCTCATGCATTCCGCCGCATACGTTTATTACCGGAATTTATTTATGCATGACACCCGAAGGGGAACTCACCTTCTGCAATGCGGGGCATCCGGAATTGATCATCATTCCCGCGGATACAGGAACTCCGTTTTTACCCGCACAGAAAATCAGTATGCCGTTAGGGGTGCTGGAGGAAGAAGTGGAAGCCTACACTGAACAGGTGTATCAGCTCCGAAACGGCGATAAATTTTTGATTTATACCGATGGGGTGACAGAATGTCATTCCAATGAAGGCTTGTTCGGAATGGATCGACTGTTCTCCGTGTTGAGAGCTCACAGTCATTTGGCTATAAATGAACTGCTGTCGGTTGTGGAAGCCGCTTTAGACAATTTTCTGCCACACGGTGACTGGAAGGATGATGTCACCATTGTTGGCTTTCAACTGGAATTACCAGATATCGTTAAGCTTCCAGTCTTTGAGAATTTCTGA
- a CDS encoding response regulator has protein sequence MSASEKHILVVDDAISMRKFIIKTLMQQGYREFTEAEDGVQALDILTQSVGGKKIDLVILDWSMPRMNGFELLEKMKNNSLLQTIPVLMVTAESLYDHVIQALRVGAKNYIIKPFTPDLLIEKVEKILR, from the coding sequence ATGTCTGCTTCAGAAAAACATATTCTGGTTGTTGATGATGCAATCTCCATGAGAAAATTTATCATTAAAACCTTGATGCAGCAAGGGTACCGTGAATTCACGGAAGCCGAAGATGGGGTGCAGGCTCTTGATATTCTGACACAATCCGTTGGCGGTAAAAAAATTGATCTGGTTATTCTTGACTGGAGCATGCCAAGAATGAACGGGTTTGAATTGCTTGAGAAAATGAAAAACAATTCTCTTCTGCAAACCATTCCGGTTTTGATGGTCACCGCTGAATCGCTGTATGATCATGTCATTCAGGCACTCAGGGTCGGAGCGAAAAACTACATCATCAAACCGTTCACACCTGATCTGTTAATCGAAAAAGTCGAAAAAATACTCCGTTAA
- a CDS encoding PAS domain S-box protein: protein MTQKMNDPTATTSPASQDEKDIMGKLNYLVLFLMGLIPLWLTSVASAFGNQPQHLVVGSELDFPPYALVNEKGEADGFSVDLMKAVAKVMNLEVEFRVGPWNVIRQELEDNKIDALPLVSDTLKPYVSFELSATHTIAYDAFFARKGHPGCTSLADLPGKRILVKQANVAHEELIARGFAAQILETATIDEALQRLSQGEGDCALMPHLTGLLTLKKLKLNNLQTSSPPLSEYHRNFCFAVSRGNSRLLELFNQGIAILHATGQYDEIYEKWFGALLSEGIDWKRWLEYGASVIFIFTLLLTGLLVWNRALQRQVAEEIKKYRSSQENLRQSEQRIHHFFEQPLMGMAILTPDARWLAVNDRLCELLGYSREELLTMKWSALTHPDDLVDDLEQYNRIFSGETEGFSLEKRYLRKDGQVMYALISVQGSRNPEGTVEYFYAMVQDITIRKQYLKALLTNNELLERVFATTHFCVVYLDTKFNFIRVNKAYAQVCGYPTEFFSGKNLFQLYPDAKNEAIFQEVITTGNTFTIQARSFRFSDHPERGATFWDWTLHPLLDAKGDVEALLFVLLDVTESTRLKENLLETRELLNEVQKISKLGGWKYDVNTRRLLWTDEVYAIYGVSHDYDPNNIARDIGFFHHEDMLTIGQAFENAVHEGIPYDLELRFIRMNGEHIWVRTMGTPILENNRVVRVLGNIMDITDRKETELHLLRQETELKEAQRIAHVGNWTLDTKTNHVFWSEELYHMFGLDPAEPPPDYNYHSRLFTPESWECLNTHLSFTRERGIPYELELEMVRKDGSKGWMLARGEAINNEKREVIGLRGMAQDITERKRIEAKLKESETRFRTIAEWANVGFSLIVDRQQRWVNQKCAEIFQYPKEDLENQTTRKLYPSQEAYEQLGKEAYPILAGGQVYETDQQLLRRDGTTIWVHYNGKAIDPDDISQGTIWALEDITERKRNEEALKQAKQVAEQALRSKAEFLANMSHEIRTPLNGVIGMTSLLMTTPLDETQQDYARTIQLSSDHLLTLINNILDFSKIESGKMALESEPFEIHELIEQTMRLMEGKALEKNIELRSHISQDVPLVLRGDVTRIRQILINLLGNALKFTQTGSVVVFVGLKRLSLLKEPGLAGVELLFSVRDTGIGIPADKIDRLFQEFSQIDASTTRKYGGSGLGLTISKRLVELMQGKITVESIPGHGSTFSFTLSLMALIDQSPLKTNEAGSPLNQSVIDSEMAQKRSLRILLAEDNPVNQKMTLLMLEKLGYSSDVALNGLEVLELLKQKTYDVIFMDIQMPDMDGLEATRQIVAQYSPPNRPWIIAMTANALPGDREVYLQAGMDDYLSKPMTLQSLMKALNQYSDHRTIEPEAPTGKDSPVSSDTGNIEPEELLDFNLLNELQSAVGLHVFQQMRTLFEQQMTEALPEFQHFINIQERAPLRRIAHKLKGSAICIGVIQLKNLLNQLQYLSDSIDPDPLPELLRQLQQSYDHTMQLLKDWEKTL, encoded by the coding sequence ATGACACAAAAAATGAATGACCCGACAGCCACCACCAGTCCTGCGTCACAGGACGAAAAGGATATTATGGGCAAACTCAATTACCTGGTTTTATTTCTGATGGGACTTATCCCCTTATGGCTGACTTCTGTGGCTTCAGCCTTTGGCAACCAGCCTCAACACCTTGTGGTGGGAAGCGAACTGGATTTTCCGCCCTATGCGTTGGTCAACGAAAAGGGGGAGGCCGATGGTTTTTCGGTAGATCTGATGAAAGCTGTGGCAAAGGTCATGAACCTGGAAGTGGAATTCAGGGTAGGCCCCTGGAATGTTATTCGTCAAGAGCTGGAAGATAACAAAATTGATGCTCTGCCCCTGGTTTCTGATACCCTCAAGCCCTACGTATCCTTTGAATTGTCTGCAACACATACCATAGCGTATGATGCTTTTTTTGCGCGCAAGGGTCACCCCGGTTGCACGTCGTTGGCCGATTTGCCCGGTAAGCGGATTCTGGTCAAGCAAGCGAATGTCGCCCATGAAGAATTGATCGCACGTGGTTTTGCCGCCCAGATTCTGGAGACAGCCACAATTGACGAGGCCCTGCAACGACTCTCACAAGGCGAGGGGGATTGTGCCTTGATGCCTCACCTGACAGGGTTGTTGACGCTTAAAAAATTAAAACTCAACAACCTGCAAACCTCCAGTCCACCCCTTTCTGAGTATCATCGTAATTTTTGCTTTGCGGTATCCCGTGGCAACAGCAGATTGCTCGAATTATTCAATCAGGGAATCGCAATCCTTCATGCCACGGGTCAATATGATGAAATTTATGAAAAATGGTTTGGTGCGCTGCTGTCTGAAGGTATTGACTGGAAGCGTTGGCTCGAATACGGGGCCAGTGTCATTTTTATCTTTACGCTATTGCTGACAGGCCTTCTGGTGTGGAACAGGGCCCTTCAACGCCAGGTGGCGGAAGAAATTAAAAAATACCGGTCATCTCAGGAAAACCTGAGGCAAAGTGAGCAACGGATCCATCATTTTTTTGAACAACCCCTGATGGGAATGGCAATCCTCACCCCTGACGCACGATGGTTGGCTGTCAATGACAGACTGTGTGAACTCCTGGGTTATTCGCGGGAGGAACTGCTGACGATGAAATGGTCCGCGCTGACTCATCCCGATGATCTGGTTGATGATCTGGAGCAATACAACCGGATTTTTTCAGGAGAAACAGAGGGCTTTTCCCTGGAAAAACGTTATCTGCGCAAAGACGGGCAGGTGATGTATGCGCTGATCTCGGTACAAGGTTCCAGAAACCCGGAGGGAACGGTCGAGTATTTCTATGCCATGGTTCAGGATATCACCATCCGCAAACAATACCTGAAAGCATTGCTGACCAATAATGAATTGCTGGAACGAGTGTTTGCGACAACCCATTTCTGTGTGGTCTATCTCGATACAAAATTCAACTTCATCCGTGTCAACAAGGCCTATGCTCAAGTCTGTGGATACCCCACAGAGTTTTTCTCCGGAAAAAACCTGTTTCAATTATATCCTGACGCGAAAAATGAAGCCATTTTTCAGGAGGTGATCACCACCGGGAACACTTTCACTATCCAGGCCAGATCATTCAGGTTTTCCGATCATCCTGAACGGGGAGCCACCTTTTGGGACTGGACCTTACATCCGCTTCTGGATGCCAAGGGTGACGTTGAAGCACTCCTGTTTGTGTTGCTGGATGTGACTGAGAGCACCCGCTTGAAAGAAAATCTGCTGGAAACCCGTGAACTGTTGAATGAAGTTCAAAAAATTTCAAAACTTGGTGGCTGGAAATATGACGTCAATACGCGTCGTCTGCTATGGACCGATGAGGTGTATGCCATTTATGGTGTCTCCCATGATTATGATCCCAACAATATTGCCAGGGATATCGGTTTTTTCCATCATGAAGATATGTTGACGATTGGACAGGCTTTTGAAAACGCTGTTCATGAAGGAATACCCTATGACCTGGAACTCCGCTTCATTCGGATGAATGGAGAGCACATCTGGGTGCGAACCATGGGCACCCCCATCCTGGAAAATAACCGTGTAGTCCGGGTGCTCGGCAATATCATGGATATTACAGATCGCAAAGAGACAGAATTACACCTGCTACGACAGGAAACAGAACTGAAAGAAGCACAACGCATTGCCCATGTAGGGAACTGGACTCTGGACACAAAAACCAATCATGTCTTCTGGTCGGAAGAATTGTATCACATGTTCGGTCTGGATCCGGCAGAGCCACCTCCTGATTACAACTATCACTCCCGGTTGTTTACCCCTGAAAGTTGGGAATGCCTGAACACACATTTGTCATTTACCCGGGAACGCGGGATTCCCTATGAGCTTGAACTTGAGATGGTCAGGAAGGATGGGTCCAAAGGCTGGATGCTTGCACGAGGGGAAGCCATCAACAACGAAAAAAGGGAAGTCATAGGCCTTCGTGGAATGGCACAGGACATCACTGAAAGAAAACGTATCGAGGCAAAACTGAAGGAAAGTGAAACACGATTCCGAACCATCGCTGAGTGGGCCAATGTGGGCTTTTCCCTGATCGTTGACCGACAACAGCGGTGGGTCAATCAAAAATGTGCGGAAATATTCCAGTATCCCAAAGAAGACTTGGAGAATCAGACCACGCGTAAACTGTATCCCTCTCAGGAAGCCTATGAACAGTTAGGAAAAGAGGCTTATCCAATCCTCGCTGGTGGTCAGGTCTATGAAACGGATCAACAGTTGCTCCGACGGGATGGAACAACCATCTGGGTACACTATAATGGCAAAGCGATTGACCCTGACGATATTTCGCAAGGCACGATCTGGGCGTTGGAAGACATCACGGAACGCAAACGCAATGAGGAGGCCCTGAAACAGGCTAAGCAAGTCGCCGAACAGGCCTTGCGTTCCAAAGCGGAGTTTCTGGCAAACATGAGTCATGAAATCCGCACGCCATTGAATGGTGTGATCGGCATGACCAGTTTGCTCATGACCACACCATTGGATGAGACACAACAGGACTATGCCAGAACAATTCAGTTGAGCAGTGATCATCTGCTGACCCTCATCAATAACATTCTGGATTTTTCCAAAATTGAATCCGGCAAAATGGCCCTGGAAAGCGAACCGTTTGAAATTCATGAACTGATTGAACAGACCATGAGGCTGATGGAAGGGAAAGCCCTTGAGAAAAATATTGAGTTGCGGAGCCATATTTCACAGGATGTTCCGCTGGTATTGAGAGGGGATGTCACACGAATCCGGCAGATCCTGATTAATCTTCTGGGCAATGCGTTGAAATTTACGCAAACAGGGAGCGTTGTTGTGTTTGTAGGCCTGAAGCGGTTATCGCTGCTGAAGGAACCCGGACTTGCCGGGGTTGAACTCCTGTTTAGTGTTCGCGACACCGGGATTGGAATTCCGGCTGATAAAATAGATAGATTGTTTCAGGAATTTTCACAAATTGACGCGTCCACAACTCGCAAATATGGTGGCTCTGGTCTGGGCCTCACCATTTCTAAAAGGCTGGTGGAACTGATGCAGGGGAAAATCACTGTGGAGAGTATTCCGGGCCATGGCTCGACATTTTCTTTTACGCTCTCCCTGATGGCATTGATCGATCAGTCACCCCTCAAAACGAACGAAGCCGGGTCTCCTCTGAACCAAAGTGTCATTGATTCCGAAATGGCTCAAAAACGTTCTTTACGGATTTTGCTGGCAGAAGATAATCCGGTGAACCAGAAAATGACCTTGCTGATGCTGGAAAAATTGGGCTATTCGTCGGATGTCGCGCTCAATGGCCTGGAAGTTCTGGAGTTGCTGAAGCAGAAAACCTATGATGTGATTTTCATGGATATTCAGATGCCGGACATGGATGGTCTGGAAGCAACCCGTCAGATTGTTGCGCAGTATTCCCCTCCAAACAGACCCTGGATTATTGCCATGACCGCCAATGCCCTGCCCGGAGACAGGGAAGTCTATTTGCAAGCCGGAATGGATGATTACCTCAGCAAGCCCATGACCCTTCAAAGCCTGATGAAAGCCTTGAATCAATATTCTGATCACAGAACTATTGAGCCGGAAGCTCCAACCGGGAAAGACAGTCCGGTTTCATCCGACACAGGCAACATTGAACCAGAAGAGTTGCTGGATTTTAACCTGTTGAATGAGCTACAAAGTGCAGTCGGACTCCACGTGTTTCAGCAAATGCGAACGTTGTTTGAACAGCAAATGACCGAGGCTCTCCCTGAATTTCAGCATTTCATCAACATCCAGGAACGTGCGCCACTCCGACGGATAGCTCACAAACTCAAGGGTTCGGCAATCTGTATTGGAGTCATTCAACTGAAAAATCTGCTGAATCAATTGCAATACCTTTCTGATTCTATAGATCCAGACCCTCTGCCTGAACTGTTGCGGCAACTTCAGCAAAGTTATGACCATACCATGCAGTTGTTGAAGGACTGGGAAAAAACGCTTTAG
- a CDS encoding SpoIIE family protein phosphatase produces MNKSVKSLLIAGAFVLYVITILGVIGIVIGVVPAQLKYEPMIWLKMGGLLLLTGTILLLGVMKLSTVLNNALQGILHDMDQIAAGNIQVAIQRPQTSEMNEIVEHLKAIQNGLRHKIDDLTTINVAGEVLSGILNEEEALKHVMRILQIRTNIDWGSAYLLSQDCLKFVTFYSEKEDDSVLLFDEAHSVDDAQKQFYARSFKMGEGVIGKSAVTKQIIFVPNTLEYPEYILHGNDFPKTLICVPLMDHQTVVGVLNLSGMPGKVKFHDEDWDFAQTLARMTVTVIKNLQMVKEVQEALSTTRQLNEELLKEMELRQFVEQTFQEAFQSLKSQQLQMVEELEQARDTQRILLPGTLPVHPDIKFFSKYIPMLQIGGDFYNIMELEKDVYGMVVADVTGHGVSAALIAFMVSAIFHESIKSGLSPSLVITMTNGYLENKLESGKFATMFYVIYDTRTRILTYCNAGHPPAVVIRKHTKEVLPITTRGTMVGLFPNSMITYVENSITLEQGDKVLLYTDGIIELADSNGNQMGKERFFDFLKKNCQLPCEELVKKIVKFAHDYSGYSPMQAIVDDKATDIYFNDDITMVGFEVLN; encoded by the coding sequence ATGAATAAAAGCGTGAAGAGCCTATTGATTGCCGGGGCATTTGTCCTCTACGTTATCACCATTCTGGGCGTGATCGGGATCGTGATCGGGGTTGTCCCTGCTCAGTTGAAATACGAACCAATGATCTGGTTGAAAATGGGAGGTCTGTTGCTTTTGACAGGGACAATCCTGCTGCTTGGCGTGATGAAACTGTCAACGGTTCTCAACAATGCCCTGCAAGGGATTCTCCATGACATGGATCAGATCGCCGCTGGAAATATCCAGGTAGCCATTCAGCGTCCACAGACCTCCGAAATGAATGAGATTGTTGAACATTTGAAGGCCATTCAGAATGGGTTACGGCACAAAATTGATGATCTGACCACAATCAATGTCGCGGGTGAAGTTCTAAGTGGTATTTTGAATGAGGAAGAGGCTCTGAAACATGTCATGAGGATATTGCAGATACGCACCAATATCGACTGGGGATCGGCGTATCTCCTCTCGCAGGATTGTTTAAAATTTGTGACCTTTTATTCAGAGAAAGAAGATGACAGTGTGCTTCTGTTCGATGAAGCACACTCCGTGGATGATGCGCAAAAGCAGTTTTATGCCCGAAGTTTCAAGATGGGGGAAGGCGTCATTGGCAAATCGGCTGTGACTAAACAAATCATCTTTGTGCCCAACACGCTGGAATATCCTGAATATATTCTGCACGGGAATGATTTCCCCAAAACACTGATTTGTGTTCCCCTCATGGATCATCAAACCGTCGTAGGTGTCCTGAATCTCTCAGGCATGCCTGGAAAGGTTAAATTCCATGATGAAGACTGGGATTTTGCCCAAACGTTGGCTCGTATGACCGTGACCGTGATTAAAAATCTGCAGATGGTCAAAGAAGTTCAGGAGGCACTTTCAACCACCAGGCAACTGAATGAGGAGTTGCTCAAGGAAATGGAATTAAGACAGTTTGTGGAACAAACCTTTCAGGAAGCCTTTCAAAGCTTGAAATCCCAGCAATTACAGATGGTGGAAGAACTGGAACAGGCAAGAGATACCCAGAGGATATTGCTGCCAGGCACATTGCCTGTCCATCCTGACATCAAATTTTTTTCCAAATACATCCCGATGCTCCAGATTGGTGGAGATTTTTATAATATCATGGAACTTGAAAAAGATGTTTATGGGATGGTGGTCGCCGATGTAACAGGTCATGGTGTTTCGGCCGCCTTGATCGCGTTCATGGTTTCAGCGATTTTTCATGAAAGTATCAAATCCGGGTTATCCCCCTCACTCGTGATAACCATGACCAATGGCTACCTGGAAAACAAACTGGAATCGGGAAAATTTGCCACCATGTTCTATGTAATTTATGACACAAGAACCCGCATTCTGACCTATTGTAATGCTGGTCATCCACCAGCGGTAGTGATTCGAAAACATACGAAAGAAGTGCTCCCCATCACCACACGCGGAACCATGGTTGGACTGTTTCCCAACAGCATGATCACCTATGTGGAAAACAGCATCACTCTTGAACAAGGCGACAAGGTCCTGCTTTATACGGATGGAATCATCGAATTAGCTGACAGCAATGGAAATCAGATGGGGAAGGAGCGTTTTTTTGACTTTTTGAAAAAGAACTGCCAATTGCCTTGTGAAGAACTTGTAAAAAAGATTGTTAAGTTTGCCCATGATTATTCAGGTTATTCACCAATGCAGGCAATTGTGGATGACAAGGCGACTGATATTTATTTCAATGATGACATCACGATGGTCGGTTTTGAAGTATTGAATTAA